The following are encoded in a window of Manduca sexta isolate Smith_Timp_Sample1 chromosome 16, JHU_Msex_v1.0, whole genome shotgun sequence genomic DNA:
- the LOC115447361 gene encoding SUMO-activating enzyme subunit 1: MVENNEIELSEAEAEQYDRQIRLWGLESQKRLRASKVLIIGLSGLGAEVAKNVILSGVKSVCLLDNEKLRETDLYSQFLAPPDKIGENRAEASLQRAKALNPMVDITATTKGVDELPDSFFTEFDIVCATGLKQEQLERINNACRDSNKKFLCGDVWGMYGYMFADLVDHEYSEEIVQHKAVKRGPDDTEKNARETVSITVKRRAIYVPLQNALSADWSKPELRSRLRRGDPSYFVMKILLRFRDEYNRNPDPVKRKADTAILLRMRDELVKELSLPAGFVSDALLYDVFGTVSGAAAVIGGVIGQEVVKAVSQREPPHNNMFFFNPVKCVGFVELYGQ; encoded by the coding sequence ATGGTAGAAAACAATGAAATTGAGCTTTCCGAAGCTGAGGCTGAACAATACGATCGTCAAATCCGTCTATGGGGATTAGAATCTCAAAAAAGATTACGTGCATCTAAAGTTTTAATCATCGGCCTATCTGGGCTTGGCGCCGAAGTTGCGAAAAACGTGATTCTCTCAGGAGTGAAGAGTGTTTGCTTGCTCGACAATGAAAAGCTAAGAGAAACCGACCTTTACTCTCAGTTCCTCGCACCTCCGGATAAAATTGGCGAAAACAGAGCGGAAGCATCGTTGCAAAGAGCTAAAGCACTAAATCCTATGGTCGATATAACTGCGACGACGAAAGGTGTAGACGAGCTTCCAGACAGTTTTTTCACAGAGTTCGATATCGTCTGTGCCACGGGGCTAAAGCAAGAGCAATTGGAACGTATCAACAACGCCTGCAGAGACAGCAACAAGAAATTCTTATGCGGCGATGTTTGGGGTATGTACGGCTACATGTTTGCCGATCTTGTAGACCACGAATACTCTGAAGAGATTGTGCAACACAAAGCGGTGAAACGCGGACCAGACGATACAGAGAAAAACGCGAGAGAAACCGTGAGTATAACAGTGAAACGTCGCGCTATTTACGTGCCGCTGCAAAATGCGCTTTCCGCTGACTGGTCGAAACCAGAGCTGAGGTCGAGATTACGTCGCGGAGATCCCTCATACTTTGTCATGAAGATCCTGCTTCGCTTCAGAGACGAGTACAACAGGAACCCAGATCCAGTGAAAAGGAAAGCTGACACAGCCATACTGTTACGAATGAGGGACGAACTTGTGAAGGAGTTGTCACTTCCTGCAGGGTTTGTGAGTGATGCACTACTGTATGATGTATTTGGAACGGTGTCGGGTGCTGCAGCGGTCATCGGAGGAGTAATTGGTCAAGAAGTAGTAAAGGCAGTGAGCCAAAGAGAGCCTCCACATAATAACATGTTCTTTTTCAATCCCGTCAAGTGTGTGGGTTTTGTTGAACTCTATGGTCAGTga
- the LOC115447368 gene encoding protein Aatf: MKSKNKKNVNQLLSDKIADALTLKPRADIEDDTVFGTKPRTVTWAELGSSDSEDEATISDFRKRNVNLLSDISKKYEGKVVTRKNFENSEEESDISDSEDSSNKDQNVSQKMSMDSSDDSEKEQDVPNSNSMELKESDSEDFDSDAESDDYSITKFGKKSQDATDNEESEDAEEDDDDGDAYDISQMDEPMKEDFEHVKKQNISEEAKKGICVRNQLLVWENLLEMRIHLQRCMNTANQMPMPDTYATLKDQTEFIEEANATKLNVANVLDKLLTLQSILFKKYPETKSLSINKQDKQKIEESKIDSDEEIPSDTDNEEIPSDTEDEEPADEKPLKENKTNMNTKKRKLDDYEKEIATTHKAFKTFRDTAIQKWNEKTRLATATNIKSAPTNTVLQQISYILSDREKLVRRTQLKRTEYDIIGYKKGDKDDNETDNPGIKDRKDDDEYIPEIFDDSDFYHQLLRELIECKSSDISDPVQLSRQWIALQQMRSKMKRKVDTKATKGRKIKYVVHNKLVNYMASQKCNTWTDESTNELFSSLFGKMFEHNNAGLNADVGNVFKLK; encoded by the exons atgaagtcaaagaataaaaaaaatgtgaatcaATTGTTATCGGACAAAATTGCCGATGCTCTTACATTAAAACCAAGGGCAGATATAGAAGACGACACGGTATTTGGCACTAAACCACGCACAGTTACATGGGCTGAATTAGGATCGTCGGACAGCGAAGATGAAGCAACTATTAGTGATTTTCGTAAGCGAAACGTTAATTTATTAAgtgatattagtaaaaaatatgaagGCAAAGTCGTGACTCggaaaaattttgaaaattccgAAGAAGAAAGTGATATTTCGGACTCTGAAGATTCATCTAATAAAGATCAAAATGTTAGCCAAAAAATGTCTATGGACTCTAGTGATGATTCTGAAAAAGAACAAGACGTACCGAATTCGAATTCTATGGAGCTCAAAGAATCTGATTCCGAAGACTTTGATTCTGATGCAGAAAGTGATGATTATAGTATAACAAAATTCGGAAAAAAATCACAAGATGCAACTGATAATGAAGAAAGCGAAGATGCTGAAGAAGACGACGATGATGGTGATGCATATGACATTAGTCAAATGGACGAACCAATGAAAGAGGATTTTGAACATgtgaaaaaacaaaacatttcagaagaGGCCAAAAAAGGTATTTGCGTGAGGAACCAATTGTTAGTGTGGGAGAATCTGCTGGAAATGAGGATACACCTTCAAAGATGTATGAACACTGCCAACCAGATGCCCATGCCAGACACATATGCCACGCTTAAAGACCAAACTGAATTCATTGAGGAGGCAAATGCTACGAAACTGAATGTGGCCAATGTTCTAGACAA ATTACTGACACTACAAAGCATCTTGTTTAAAAAGTACCCAGAGACAAAATCATTGTCAATAAACAAACAAGATAAACAGAAGATAGAAGAATCAAAAATAGATAGTGACGAAGAAATACCAAGTGATACTGACAATGAAGAAATACCTTCTGATACAGAGGATGAGGAACCAGCAGATGAGAAACCATTAAaggaaaacaaaactaatatgaATACAAAGAAACGTAAATTAGATGATTATGAGAAAGAAATAGCAACAACACATAAAGCTTTCAAAACTTTTAGAGACACAGCAATTCAGAAATGGAATGAAAAGACCAGATTAGCAACAGCTACTAACATTAAAAGTGCACCAACAAACACAGTCTTACAGCAGATCTCTTACATTCTCTCTGATAGAGAAAAGCTTGTTCGTAGAACACAATTAAAAAGGACTGAATATGATATTATAGGCTATAAAAAAGGAGATAAAGATGATAATGAAACAGATAATCCTGGAATAAAAGATAGAaaagatgatgatgaatatatACCAGAGATTTTTGATGATAGTGATTTTTATCACCAGTTACTAAGGGAGTTAATAGAATGCAAGTCTTCAGATATATCAGATCCAGTTCAGTTGAGTCGTCAGTGGATAGCACTGCAACAAATGAGAAGTAAGATGAAAAGAAAAGTTGACACAAAGGCGACAAAAGGtagaaaaataaagtatgtGGTACATAACAAGTTGGTGAATTATATGGCCTCACAAAAATGTAATACATGGACAGATGAAAGTACAAATGAACTATTTAGTTCTTTGTTTGGCAAAATGTTTGAGCATAATAATGCTGGTCTAAACGCTGATGTAgggaatgtatttaaattaaaataa
- the LOC115447359 gene encoding origin recognition complex subunit 1 has product MTRRRTAASKAVTWLSEEIHDSSTVSNSFHYYEKFKFGNIIGQIGDYVLISNADAAEPDTEAGCDAARIVALYEDSSNKNDPFRAKVVWYTRPSDLPNWCFQYTEPISFLETEVIEDHRPFNTNVSIETFFKKCFINLTFTKDWDENNKPLHYICRYRLMSLSKRKTLFEPVLEQERRALALLSTPAKNTALPKARTPKTPNSLIKRMSKVSLSEQKNWSISKNDGTKLLLKRAILADKNEKDSPKKNTPKDILKLDSTPKSALETPKSSKKLSKANIEDVLSMELQEHSDEELPTLIIRQHVPTTPKRKQSVTKTDSDTPKRTLLFDDEEKAYATRSGRVTKNPVNYMEQEVSPIKSTPKRVPRKVSESDDDFKPGPKTPKTPRTPRTPRGTNTPKRSVTKRILTSQLTPTLRARAHSVDNIDENAKENKSLPGRENQMDEILSFVRTKLLDGSSGCMYISGVPGTGKTATVCSALRILKEEVDLPDFQLVEVNGMRIAEPRQAYVQIYKQLTGKTVVWEQACSLLEKRFTNPGPRRTPTVLLVDELDALCTRRQDVLYSIMEWAAHNTALLTVLAVANTMDLPERALASRVASRLGLTRLTFPPYTHTQLQRIVATRLADANVTADAVQLIARKVAAVSGDARRALALCARALELAGPEGAGLKEVQQALGEAASSAAVRAIRNCSPAERLMLRAVAAEVERTGSDETTLSRALSTAAAIVALDGRPYKSAAHIRAPTPSQAQAICTRLAAIRLLLLEPKPAEPRLLLNVSADDVHYATRQITV; this is encoded by the exons atgaCGCGTAGGAGAACGGCGGCATCTAAAGCAGTAACGTGGCTCAGTGAAGAAATACATGATTCCAGTACTGTCTcaaattcatttcattattacGA AAAATTCAAATTCGGTAACATAATTGGACAAATTGGAGACTATGTGCTCATATCTAATGCTGATGCTGCGGAACCGGACACAGAGGCCGGCTGTGACGCTGCCCGGATTGTAGCTTTGTATGAAGATAGCTCTAACAAGAACGATCCATTTAGAGCAAAAGTGGTTTGGTACACGCGACCAAGTGACTTGCCCAACTGGTGCTTTCAGTATACAGAGCCTATCAGCTTCCTTGAGACTGAA gtAATAGAGGACCATCGCCCATTTAACACCAATGTATCAATAGAAACtttctttaaaaaatgttttattaacctTACATTCACAAAAGACTGGGATGAAAACAATAAACCTCTTCACTATATTTGCCGATACCGTCTTATGTCTTTAAgtaaaaggaaaacattgtttGAGCCAGTTTTAGAACAAGAGAGGAGAGCTCTGGCACTTTTAAGTACACCTGCCAAAAATACCGCATTACCAAAAGCCAGAACACCTAAAACCCCAAATAGCTTAATAAAAAGAATGAGTAAGGTATCTCTATCAGAGCAAAAAAACTGGAGTATATCCAAGAATGATGGTACAAAACTCCTGCTCAAAAGAGCCATACTGgctgataaaaatgaaaaagactcgccaaaaaaaaatacgccgAAAGATATCCTGAAATTAGATAGTACACCAAAATCTGCTCTGGAAACACCAAAGAGTTCGAAGAAACTTAGCAAAGCTAATATAGAAGATGTGCTGTCTATGGAATTGCAAGAGCATTCTGATGAAGAACTGCCAACATTGATTATACGACAGCATGTACCTACCACACCGAAACGCAAACAGTCTGTAACAAAGACTGATTCAGATACTCCTAAAAGAACATTGCTATTTGATGATGAGGAAAAAGCTTATGCTACTAGATCTGGTCGCGTTACGAAGAATCCTGTTAATTATATGGAACAGGAAGTGTCCCCCATTAAAAGTACTCCGAAAAGAGTTCCACGCAAGGTATCAGAAAGTGATGACGATTTCAAACCTGGACCAAAGACTCCTAAAACCCCTAGAACGCCCAGAACTCCCAGAGGAACAAATACACCAAAACGTAGCGTTACAAAGAGGATATTGACAAGCCAGTTAACGCCTACCTTACGTGCTAGAGCACATTCAGTTGATAatattgatg aaaATGCGAAAGAGAATAAGTCTTTACCAGGTCGCGAAAATCAAATGGATGAGATTCTTTCGTTTGTAAGAACAAAGTTGCTAGATGGATCAAGTGG TTGTATGTACATATCAGGGGTGCCAGGGACAGGAAAAACTGCAACAGTATGTTCAGCTTTACGAATCCTTAAGGAAGAGGTGGATCTCCCTGATTTCCAACTGGTTGAAGTGAATGGCATGAGGATTGCAGAACCTAGGCAAGCTTACGTGCAAATATACAAACAGCTTACGG GGAAGACAGTGGTGTGGGAGCAAGCATGTTCCTTATTAGAAAAACGATTTACAAACCCTGGACCTAGAAGAACACCAACTGTACTATTAGTGGATGAG TTGGACGCCCTATGTACGCGGAGACAAGACGTCCTATATAGTATAATGGAGTGGGCGGCACATAACACAGCACTACTCACAGTGTTAGCTGTCGCCAACACCATGGACCTCCCTGAGCGAGCGCTGGCATCACGCGTTGCCTCACGACTTGGACTCACGCGACTCACGTTCCCACCCTACACGCACACACAGCTGCAACGGATTGTAGCGACGAGACTCGCCGATGCAAATGTTACTGCTGATGCGGTACAGTTGATTGCAAG GAAAGTAGCCGCAGTGTCAGGCGACGCTCGACGCGCGTTAGCTCTTTGTGCCCGTGCTCTGGAACTTGCGGGGCCTGAGGGAGCAGGACTGAAGGAGGTACAACAGGCTCTAGGAGAAGCAGCGTCCAGTGCTGCTGTAAGAGCAATAAGGAATTGTTCTCCAGCTGAACGACTTATGCTCAGGGCTGTTGCTGCAGAG GTTGAACGGACAGGCTCAGACGAAACAACATTATCTCGGGCGCTATCTACTGCAGCGGCCATCGTAGCTCTCGACGGTCGCCCCTATAAGTCCGCCGCCCACATCCGCGCCCCCACCCCTTCTCAAGCACAGGCAATATGCACCCGTCTGGCAGCAATCAGATTATTACTGTTGGAACCCAAACCCGCTGAACCCAGGCTCCTGCTCAACGTTAGCGCCGATGATGTACATTACGCCACCAGGCAGATTACTGTGTGA